AATCCGGCCGGAACGCACCAAATACACAGCGAATTCTTCTTTGAGACGATCACACTGCTCAGCACTCAAACCGGTATAACTGAACATCCCGCGTTGCGTGAGGAAATAACTGAAATCACGCCCCGGCACTTTCGCCGACAAGACATCATGCAATTGACGGCGCATCGCTTGAATACGATCGCGCATGGCCACGACTTCGGCTTCCCACATCGCGCGCAAGGCCGGATCACTCAACACCCGCGCCACCAACTGGCCGCCATGCAGCGGCGGATTTGAATAATTGCGACGAATGGTAGATTTCAATTGTCCAAGCACATTCACGGCTTGGGCCGCATCGGGGCAAACTACGCTCAAGGCACCGCAACGCTCGCCATACAAGCTCATGCTTTTGGAAAAGGAATTGGCGACGAAAAAGCTCAAGCCGGCATCGGCTAACAAACGTATTGCATACGCATCTTCTTCAATCCCATCGCCATAACCTTGATAGGCCAAATCCAAGAAAGGCAACAATTCGCGCTCTCGCAACACCGGCAGCAATTGCTGCCATTGTTCTTTACTCAAATCGACACCGGTAGGATTATGGCAGCAAGCGTGCAACAGCACGATGCTGTGCTTGTCAGCTTGGCGCAGGGCTGCCAGCATGGCATCGAAACGCACACCGCCAGTGGCCGCATCGTAGTAAGGATAGGTTTTAACGGCCAAGCCACAACCTTCGAAGACGGCGCGATGATTATCCCAGCTTGGATCGCTCAGCAACAGCGTACTGTCAGGGAAATAACGTTTGATGAAATCGCCGCCGACTTTCAAGCCGCCGCTGGAGCCAACTGTTTGTATCGTCACGATGCGGCCGGCCAAAGCGGCCGGATGAGCGACACCGAACAACAACTGCTGGACGGCGCTGCGGAAATTGGCCGCACCTTCCATCGGCAAATAAGGACGCGCACCGGCTGCGGCCACGACTTGGTGTTCAGCTGCACGAACCGAAGGCAACATGGGAATTTTGCCGGCATCATCAAAATAAATACCGATCGACAAATTGATCTTGTTCGGCCGCGTATCTTTACCAAACGCTTCGTTCAAGGACAAAATAGGGTCGCCCGCATAGGCTTCGACATGCTCAAACATGAGTACACTCCGGATGGTTGCTTAAAAAAACAATGTGCTGGGGCGAAGTGTTTACAAAAAAAACCAGCGCCGGCAGCCTTTGCTCGCTATTGTGACACATCCGCTTGCGTCTTTAGGATACAGAGGCAGGATAAAATTGCCGCCTCTGTATCGTTTCGCTCACATAGCTAATCGCCGCCGTGTGACGATCCAGTCGCCTCGACCGGCATACCGATGCCGCTCTGGCCCTCAAAAAAGAAGGGCTTGCGCGGTTTACCGCCATGACCGCGCGGATTCATCGTCGCCGTGTCATACAGCCGCCCATTGAGCATCACCTGCGTGACCCGGTCCGACTGGCGTATATCGGCCAGCACATCGCCATCAATGACGATCAAGTCAGCCAACTTACCCACCTCGAGTGAGCCGATATCGTGATCAAGACCAAGATAGCGGGCACCGTTGAGGGTGGCGCTACGCCAAGCCTGCAGCGGTGTCATACCGCCGCGAACCAAGGTCCACAATTCCCAGTGTGCCGCCAAACCTTCGCGCTGACCGTGCGCACCAAGGTTCACCGCCACGCCGGCACGCTGCAAATCGGCCGCCACCGCAGCGGCACGGAACACATTGTAATCTTCCTCGGGGGCGATTTCACGCCGTACACTGCGCGGTTCCAGCACGGTACGCGGCACATATTTACTCAGTAGCGGATGCTGCCACACATCTGTATGGGCATACCAATAGTGTTCGCCATCGAGACCGCCGTAAGCCACACCGAGTGTCGGGGTATAGCCGACCTTGGTCTGCGACCATAACTGGCGCACATCGTCATACACTTTCTCGACCGGCAAAGCGTGCTCGACACCGGTATGACCATCAATCACCATGGTCATATTATGCTCAAACAAAGAACCGCCCTCCGGCACCACCATCATTTCGGTCTGACGTGCTGCTTCAAGAATTTGCTGACGTTGGTCGCGGCGTGGTTGGTTATAACTTTTGACCGAAATCGCACCGGCGGCCTGTAAACGTTTGAGGTGGGTCAGCGCATCGTCGAAATGATTGACGACCGCGCTGAAATTGGCCTTGGCACCGTACAAAATCGTCCCGGTCGAAAAAATACGCGGCGCCACCAATAAGCCGGCTTTTTGCATTTCGCTGTGACTGAAAATTTCATTGGTATCGTTGGACGGGTCGTGCAAGGTGGTAATACCAAAAGCCAGCGAGGCATAGTCGATCCAACTTTGCTGCGCGATGATGCCGCCCTCCCCCATGCTGCCATGCCAGTGCACGTCGACGATACCGGGCACAATGGTCTTGCCGTTGGCATCGATTTCCAGCGCACCGGCCGGTATTGCCACATCGGCCATGGTACCGACGGCGACAAGCCGATTATCGCGCACCACGATGCGACCATGTTCAATCACTTCATCACCACGCATGGTGACAATGCGCGCACCGGAAATGACCGTCACACCCGACGGCTTATCGGCCGCCACCGTGAAGCCGATAGGCAGGCCATGCTCGGGCGTTTTGGGTAAGGCCGCGGCGGCACCCGGAACAAAGGCGAACACGTCTTTCAAATCGCGGCTAAATAATTCATCGCCGAGCGCAAAATGGATACGGCGACTGTCCCCAGACCAGTGTAAATACTGCGCACCGTTGACATCGAGGCGCGTCACCGGCAAGGCATCACTTTTCTCACCGATACTCACCGCTTTGCCAGCCAGCGGCAACGGCGTGACATAGGCATGGTAACGTTCACCGAAAGCCAGCCAATTACCGTCCGGTGAGAGAGAGAATTCGCCGGCGAATTCGCTCTTGGCCACGGTTTCCTCGGCCTTTCCATCCAAGTTCACCCGCACCAGCGCAGTACTCCAATCGACTTCGCCACTGCTTTGCGTGCGCGTGACGTAGACCGCCGTTCCATCGCGACCGAACTGCGGCGCACTGCCTTCTTCGGTGAGTAAACGCGGGACGCTGCGGCCGTCGAGCGCAAGCAGATAGACCCCGGCATCCATGCCATACCAAGGCGTGGTCAGGTAGCCGCCCTTGGTTTTAACAAAGACAACTTGACGGCCATCGGCTGAAAAACGCGGCTCGGTATATTTACCCAGTTTGGTCGTGAGTACCGTTTCCTTGCCGCTGGCGATATCGAACATACGCACGGAACCGGTTTTTTCATCGTCCCAGGTGGTATAGACCACCCGTTTTCCATCGCGAGAAAAGCTGGGGAAAAATTCAAAGTGATCATTTTGCTGGGTCAAGCGGCGTGCTGTTCCTTGCGGCAGCGTGCGTAAGTACAGATGTCCAAGTGCCGAATACACCACCGCCTTACCATCCCCGGCGACATTCACCGAACGCAGCTGGTGCACGGAAAAATGCTCGGGCGCGACCTCATGCTCGAACCGCAGCGCCGCGCGCACTTCGCGCGTATCACTGACATGAAAAGGAATTTCTTGCGCTTTTTGCGCAAACGGATCGACCCGCCAGATTTTCCCCTTAGCCCAGATGACGATTTCTTTACTCCCAGGCATCCAAGCAAATGCCGGGTAGACACCGTGTATGGCCCATGATTCCTGCATGTCACGCTCGAGTTCCGGCCAAGCCGCCGTTTCAATGCCGGTATCGAGATCTTTCAAAAACAAGGTCGACTGGTTGCGCAAGCGCCGCACGAAGGCCAGGTAACGGCCATCGGGCGACGGTACAGGACGCACGGCACCACCGGCACCGCTGACGAGTGCGATCTGCTTGCCATCGCGCAGATCGCGCCGGAAAATTTGATAAATCTGCCGATTCGAATCTTTGTTGTATTCGAATGCCGTACCGCTGGTAGTGTCTTGTGAGTAATACAGGTAGCGACCATCCGGAGAAAAAGCCGGCTCGCCCAAATCTTTTTGCCAGTTCGGTTTTTCATTCAACTGTACGCCGCTGCCACCGCTTCGATGATACATCCAGATCTCACCGGAGCCGAGCGAACGGGTGCCAGAAAAATGCTTGCGCGCGGCAATGTACTGGCCATCCGGATGCCAGACAGGATTGTTGAGCAAGCGAAAATCTTCCTTGCTCACTGCATGCGCGGCGCTGCCGTCGGCCTGCATGACCCAGATATTATCGCCGCCACCGGCATCGGACATGTACGCGATTTGTTTGCCATCGGGTGAAAAGCGCGCCTGCATTTCCCAAGCGATGCTGTGCGTCAGCGGCCGCGCTTGACCGCCGGCGATCGGCAACAAATACAAGTCACCGAGCAAATCAAACACCAACTGCTGACCATCGGGGCTGACATCCACACTCATCCACGTACCGCTGCGGGTATCGAGCGTCACGGTGTTTGCCACACCGGGAGGATGATTGACATCCCATTTACTCTCAGCCTTCGGTGCCGCAGGCGCATCGGCGGCGACCGGCCCGGACAACATGAGGACGACCAAGCCGCTCAATAAGCTTACCCAATACATCTGCGCTCCCTTCATTTCTATTAATATATTAATCAACTAATATATTAACATGTACCTCCCTCAAACCTTAAAGTCCATGCAATGCCAAGCACCTTGGCCTCCCCTTCCCAATCAGGCGGCCCATGCCCAGCAAGGTAAAGGTAAAATTAACCGTTCCAGGCCCGCTTCAAAATGCAGAAAATCCGCCATCCAAGCCGCCGCCGCCGGAAATAATGCCACCGGCACCGAGCAGATTAAAACCGCCGTTCTGTATGACGCCGTCCATGCCGGAAATCGTC
The sequence above is drawn from the Undibacterium sp. CCC3.4 genome and encodes:
- a CDS encoding amino acid aminotransferase; protein product: MFEHVEAYAGDPILSLNEAFGKDTRPNKINLSIGIYFDDAGKIPMLPSVRAAEHQVVAAAGARPYLPMEGAANFRSAVQQLLFGVAHPAALAGRIVTIQTVGSSGGLKVGGDFIKRYFPDSTLLLSDPSWDNHRAVFEGCGLAVKTYPYYDAATGGVRFDAMLAALRQADKHSIVLLHACCHNPTGVDLSKEQWQQLLPVLRERELLPFLDLAYQGYGDGIEEDAYAIRLLADAGLSFFVANSFSKSMSLYGERCGALSVVCPDAAQAVNVLGQLKSTIRRNYSNPPLHGGQLVARVLSDPALRAMWEAEVVAMRDRIQAMRRQLHDVLSAKVPGRDFSYFLTQRGMFSYTGLSAEQCDRLKEEFAVYLVRSGRICVAGLNSGNVEAAAQAIAAVLN
- a CDS encoding amidohydrolase family protein gives rise to the protein MYWVSLLSGLVVLMLSGPVAADAPAAPKAESKWDVNHPPGVANTVTLDTRSGTWMSVDVSPDGQQLVFDLLGDLYLLPIAGGQARPLTHSIAWEMQARFSPDGKQIAYMSDAGGGDNIWVMQADGSAAHAVSKEDFRLLNNPVWHPDGQYIAARKHFSGTRSLGSGEIWMYHRSGGSGVQLNEKPNWQKDLGEPAFSPDGRYLYYSQDTTSGTAFEYNKDSNRQIYQIFRRDLRDGKQIALVSGAGGAVRPVPSPDGRYLAFVRRLRNQSTLFLKDLDTGIETAAWPELERDMQESWAIHGVYPAFAWMPGSKEIVIWAKGKIWRVDPFAQKAQEIPFHVSDTREVRAALRFEHEVAPEHFSVHQLRSVNVAGDGKAVVYSALGHLYLRTLPQGTARRLTQQNDHFEFFPSFSRDGKRVVYTTWDDEKTGSVRMFDIASGKETVLTTKLGKYTEPRFSADGRQVVFVKTKGGYLTTPWYGMDAGVYLLALDGRSVPRLLTEEGSAPQFGRDGTAVYVTRTQSSGEVDWSTALVRVNLDGKAEETVAKSEFAGEFSLSPDGNWLAFGERYHAYVTPLPLAGKAVSIGEKSDALPVTRLDVNGAQYLHWSGDSRRIHFALGDELFSRDLKDVFAFVPGAAAALPKTPEHGLPIGFTVAADKPSGVTVISGARIVTMRGDEVIEHGRIVVRDNRLVAVGTMADVAIPAGALEIDANGKTIVPGIVDVHWHGSMGEGGIIAQQSWIDYASLAFGITTLHDPSNDTNEIFSHSEMQKAGLLVAPRIFSTGTILYGAKANFSAVVNHFDDALTHLKRLQAAGAISVKSYNQPRRDQRQQILEAARQTEMMVVPEGGSLFEHNMTMVIDGHTGVEHALPVEKVYDDVRQLWSQTKVGYTPTLGVAYGGLDGEHYWYAHTDVWQHPLLSKYVPRTVLEPRSVRREIAPEEDYNVFRAAAVAADLQRAGVAVNLGAHGQREGLAAHWELWTLVRGGMTPLQAWRSATLNGARYLGLDHDIGSLEVGKLADLIVIDGDVLADIRQSDRVTQVMLNGRLYDTATMNPRGHGGKPRKPFFFEGQSGIGMPVEATGSSHGGD